The Nitrospirota bacterium genome contains the following window.
AAACCCTTGTTTTCGGCCTTCATCCACTTGCCCACGGAAATGTGGCAGACCGGCGTATTGCTGGTTGTGCTGTGGTGTATCTCGGCCTTGAGCGGTTTCTCGGGCGCGTACGTGGGCAGCTTGGTGTTGGAGTAGTAGAAGGCCAGGTCGTTTACCATCGCCTCCGCGGTGTCCGTGTCGCCGGTGACCAACCCGATGACCACCCCCGCCCCGGTAAGGGTGCCGCAAAGGGCTCCCCAGCCGGCCAGGCCACCGTGGGCCCACCTGTAGGCGTCTATGGGGAACTGCGCCCAGTTTCCGCCCGCCTTTTTCTTTAGGGGAAGGACGAGGCCGGCCACCACCGTGGAGGCGCACCAGCGCTTGAAGTAGTCCTCGTAGGCCAGGCGCCCCACCTGGTCGATGTCGAGCTTGCGATACGTGTAACCCGATTTGTAGCCGTAGGCCTCGGCGCTCCGGGCCATGCCCAGCCCGCCCGCGGATACCACCGCCAGGCCCGCCGCCATCTTGCCGGCTCCGGATATGAGACGCCTTCGTGAGATGTCCCTTTCGCCCAGACATTTTACGATGTCAGACATTATGCCTCCAT
Protein-coding sequences here:
- a CDS encoding C-GCAxxG-C-C family protein gives rise to the protein MSDIVKCLGERDISRRRLISGAGKMAAGLAVVSAGGLGMARSAEAYGYKSGYTYRKLDIDQVGRLAYEDYFKRWCASTVVAGLVLPLKKKAGGNWAQFPIDAYRWAHGGLAGWGALCGTLTGAGVVIGLVTGDTDTAEAMVNDLAFYYSNTKLPTYAPEKPLKAEIHHSTTSNTPVCHISVGKWMKAENKGFFTNERAERCARLSANVAMYTAGMLNDWAAGKYKPKHPLLANLKQNGITSQNNCTECHGSDIPKVPGS